The following proteins come from a genomic window of Elusimicrobiota bacterium:
- a CDS encoding EFR1 family ferrodoxin (N-terminal region resembles flavodoxins. C-terminal ferrodoxin region binds two 4Fe-4S clusters.) — protein sequence MNNADTNKVLILYFTGTGNSKRIADIVKDVFTEIGREVTLASMTVFSPEDVSEYPLIGIVYPVYAFDAPRYVQRFIRMLPPAAQGTKTFLITAAAGQEGWALVNPRKLLEKKGYEVCNTAVVMMPENWVTFVDPPVGSVLEKILTAGEKRVKEIVRDFICGNNYKKSLALHGIKKVVFGFVRFAFHNIGIKRLWMYFRVNNKCTSCGICAQQCPVNAIKMVDEKPQWSRLCEQCMRCMNLCPEQAVEQLEFLGHASKRGRYCEPHFVP from the coding sequence ATGAATAACGCTGATACCAACAAAGTATTAATATTGTATTTCACAGGGACCGGGAATTCTAAGCGTATAGCAGATATCGTAAAGGATGTTTTTACTGAAATCGGACGTGAAGTAACTCTTGCGTCAATGACGGTGTTCAGCCCGGAAGATGTTTCAGAATACCCGTTGATAGGGATCGTTTATCCTGTCTACGCGTTTGACGCTCCTAGGTATGTTCAACGTTTTATCCGTATGCTGCCTCCTGCTGCGCAGGGGACTAAAACTTTTTTGATTACCGCCGCTGCAGGGCAGGAAGGGTGGGCGTTGGTTAATCCCAGGAAGTTATTGGAGAAAAAGGGGTATGAAGTGTGTAATACCGCTGTAGTAATGATGCCGGAAAACTGGGTGACGTTCGTTGATCCACCAGTAGGGAGTGTGCTTGAGAAAATCCTTACCGCCGGTGAAAAACGGGTTAAGGAAATCGTGAGGGATTTTATCTGTGGTAATAATTATAAGAAATCTTTAGCGTTACACGGGATTAAGAAGGTTGTGTTCGGGTTTGTACGGTTTGCATTCCATAATATCGGTATCAAACGGTTGTGGATGTACTTCCGGGTTAATAATAAATGTACTTCCTGCGGGATATGCGCTCAACAGTGCCCGGTTAATGCTATAAAAATGGTGGACGAAAAACCGCAGTGGTCACGTTTATGCGAGCAGTGTATGCGGTGTATGAACCTGTGTCCTGAACAAGCAGTGGAACAGCTTGAATTCCTCGGGCATGCGAGTAAGCGCGGGCGGTATTGTGAACCGCATTTTGTGCCATAA
- a CDS encoding reverse transcriptase domain-containing protein, translated as MENIDTRLFWEKVYHETELYKTAVRLYTNPLFNWRKALTVSTDTRTFYDFARNGLRNIDGIHKRLTNHRFVYRPGLAVRHNFNGKQRNIYIYPWEERLADLLLYRILNKYLDKHFYRGSYAYRVKGYGVDRCQRYIAAALQSSKMPVYVIKRDIQEYFASVDHKILFSILENYIPPGDYLWQLVSERVKFKYFNENGEVTTAEKGIPFGTAIACVLANIYLTGFDRKLSAVPNTKYVRYCDDIIVLSNEPAPAYAAAELFDKCLAELNLVSKPKHTKNVLFTHDNRSDGMFVNSTRIRHLGLEFDINKKTRLSRDKFRKICNIFRYAFRRYKKSFFKFKNMDKRLELAIRIVNNTISRGIRNVAIIDYYLKHVNDEGQLKLLDRWLAEEVLALVLNKGHKKGNFRVISYQTLRKHGLPSFLHRRRLILHGHIDAPFFVWKNSCRIKKYSGAVAKLSSKKVFSPYPEAAAGLTKLSERKVLPVDGRN; from the coding sequence ATGGAAAACATTGATACCAGATTATTTTGGGAAAAAGTATACCACGAGACGGAGTTATACAAAACAGCGGTACGGTTATATACTAACCCGTTGTTTAACTGGCGGAAAGCGTTGACCGTATCTACCGATACCAGGACATTCTACGATTTCGCGAGAAACGGCCTCCGAAATATCGATGGGATACATAAAAGGTTGACGAACCATCGGTTTGTTTACCGGCCAGGGCTTGCGGTACGGCATAATTTTAATGGTAAACAGCGGAATATTTATATTTATCCCTGGGAAGAACGCCTGGCTGACCTATTATTATACCGTATACTGAACAAATATCTGGATAAACACTTTTACCGCGGGTCATACGCTTATCGCGTAAAAGGGTATGGTGTTGACCGGTGCCAGAGATACATCGCAGCAGCGCTTCAGTCATCAAAAATGCCTGTATACGTTATCAAACGCGATATCCAGGAATACTTCGCATCTGTGGACCACAAAATATTGTTCTCAATCCTTGAAAATTATATACCACCCGGGGATTATCTGTGGCAGCTCGTGAGTGAACGCGTTAAGTTTAAGTATTTCAACGAAAACGGGGAAGTAACAACCGCGGAGAAAGGTATACCGTTTGGGACGGCAATCGCGTGTGTACTGGCAAACATTTATTTAACCGGGTTTGACCGTAAACTAAGTGCTGTACCGAATACAAAGTATGTGCGGTACTGCGACGATATTATTGTGCTCTCAAATGAACCCGCACCAGCGTATGCCGCAGCTGAACTGTTTGATAAATGCCTGGCTGAACTTAACCTTGTAAGTAAACCTAAACATACCAAAAACGTTTTGTTTACGCATGATAACCGTAGTGACGGGATGTTTGTTAATTCAACACGTATACGGCATCTTGGGCTTGAGTTTGATATCAACAAAAAAACACGCCTTTCCCGTGATAAGTTCAGGAAAATATGTAATATATTCCGTTACGCGTTCCGCAGGTATAAAAAAAGTTTTTTTAAATTTAAGAATATGGATAAACGACTGGAGTTAGCTATACGTATCGTGAATAATACAATATCCCGCGGGATACGTAATGTCGCGATAATAGATTATTACCTGAAACACGTTAATGATGAGGGACAACTTAAACTTCTTGATAGATGGCTGGCGGAGGAAGTGTTGGCGTTAGTCCTGAACAAAGGGCATAAGAAAGGTAATTTCAGGGTTATTAGTTATCAAACCCTGCGAAAACATGGGTTACCGTCATTTTTGCATCGCCGAAGGTTAATCCTTCACGGGCATATTGACGCACCGTTTTTTGTATGGAAAAATAGCTGTAGAATTAAGAAATATTCAGGGGCGGTTGCCAAACTTTCTTCCAAGAAGGTTTTCTCTCCATACCCAGAAGCAGCAGCAGGGTTAACCAAACTTAGTGAGAGAAAAGTACTGCCTGTAGATGGGCGCAATTGA